From the genome of Acidobacteriota bacterium, one region includes:
- a CDS encoding histidine kinase yields the protein MSYGTIFLVSYAIDYYRRHQEEEVKISRLKAELAEAQLQVTEAQLQALKMQLHPHFLFNTLNSISALLDEDVDAADQMLARLGDLLRMTLENSGAQEVTLQEELEFLRCYLEIEQVRFHDRLTVIMNIEPETLDARVPNLILQPIVENAIRHGIVSRIAPGQIEINAKRSGDTLQLEVKDNGRGLHRGEASSGRIKEGLGLTNTRARLEQLYRAAHRFELSDAPEGGLQVMLEFPFVTAGVVREQEEVTIR from the coding sequence ATGAGCTACGGGACGATCTTCCTGGTCAGCTACGCGATCGACTACTACCGGCGCCATCAGGAAGAAGAGGTGAAGATCTCACGTCTGAAGGCCGAGCTCGCCGAGGCCCAGTTGCAAGTGACCGAGGCTCAGTTGCAGGCGTTGAAGATGCAGTTGCATCCGCACTTCTTGTTCAACACTCTCAACTCGATCTCCGCGCTGCTCGATGAAGACGTCGACGCCGCGGATCAAATGCTGGCGCGGCTCGGAGACTTGCTGCGGATGACGCTCGAGAACTCGGGCGCGCAAGAGGTCACGCTTCAAGAAGAGCTGGAGTTTTTGAGGTGCTACCTCGAGATCGAGCAGGTGCGCTTCCACGATCGCCTGACCGTGATTATGAATATCGAGCCGGAGACGCTCGACGCGCGCGTGCCGAACCTCATCCTGCAGCCGATAGTCGAGAATGCAATCAGGCATGGGATCGTCTCGCGAATCGCTCCGGGACAGATTGAGATTAACGCGAAGCGGTCCGGGGACACGCTTCAATTGGAGGTGAAAGACAACGGACGCGGGCTGCACCGCGGCGAAGCTTCGAGCGGACGAATTAAGGAAGGGCTGGGGCTGACGAACACCCGTGCCCGGCTCGAACAGTTGTATCGAGCGGCTCATCGATTTGAGTTGTCGGACGCTCCGGAAGGCGGACTGCAAGTGATGCTGGAATTCCCGTTCGTAACGGCGGGCGTCGTTCGCGAGCAGGAAGAGGTCACGATAAGATGA
- a CDS encoding amino acid permease, with amino-acid sequence MAGEHRLRRVLGPIQLTSLGVGAIIGAGIFVATGAAAHNVAGPALMLSYVVAGSACVFAALCYAEFAAMVPVAGSPYTYAYTTLGELFAWIIGWDLVLEYAVSAATVTHGASAYFQDLIGIFGLKLPEALSRAPVDFDAELGKWVTTGTLLDGPAIVITAIVTVILVIGIKESASFNAAMVVVKLAIVQLVIGVGVFYVDPNNWHPFSPYGLTGVSFFGKTILGQTDAGGQPLGMLAGGALIFFAYIGFDSVSTHAEEARNPRRDVPIGIITSLVLCTVLYIAVTAVLTGMVPYNKLDINAPVADAFKQQGLTWARLLISLGAVAGITSVVLVTMLSQARILLAMARDGLLPAKFFAAVHERFHTPWKSTIATGIFVGTAAALFPIDVLLTLVNIGTLLAFVIVCSAVLIMRRTHPNAERPFRAPLVPLVPILGIAICLLLMFSLPAENWLRLFVWLLIGFAIYFGYGRRHSVMARRLAHEISKHGVSPAGSPVTETETSAD; translated from the coding sequence ATGGCGGGCGAACACCGCTTGCGTCGCGTGCTCGGACCAATTCAACTAACCAGCCTGGGAGTTGGCGCGATCATCGGCGCGGGTATCTTCGTTGCGACCGGCGCCGCGGCTCACAACGTCGCCGGTCCTGCCTTGATGCTGTCATACGTCGTCGCAGGAAGCGCCTGCGTATTCGCGGCGTTGTGCTACGCGGAGTTTGCTGCGATGGTCCCGGTAGCCGGGTCTCCTTACACGTATGCGTACACGACGCTCGGCGAGTTGTTCGCGTGGATAATCGGCTGGGACCTGGTGCTCGAATACGCGGTCAGCGCGGCGACTGTTACTCACGGCGCGTCGGCTTACTTTCAGGACCTCATCGGCATATTCGGGCTCAAGCTTCCAGAGGCGCTGAGCCGCGCGCCGGTTGATTTCGATGCCGAGCTCGGGAAGTGGGTGACAACCGGAACATTGCTTGACGGTCCGGCGATCGTCATCACAGCGATCGTCACCGTGATTCTGGTCATCGGCATCAAAGAGAGTGCCAGCTTCAACGCGGCGATGGTGGTCGTGAAACTGGCGATCGTGCAGTTGGTGATTGGAGTTGGCGTGTTCTACGTTGATCCAAACAACTGGCATCCCTTTTCACCCTACGGTCTGACCGGCGTCAGCTTCTTTGGCAAGACTATCCTTGGGCAAACGGACGCGGGGGGGCAGCCCCTGGGAATGCTGGCCGGCGGTGCGCTGATATTCTTCGCGTATATCGGTTTCGATTCCGTGTCCACGCATGCCGAAGAAGCTCGCAATCCTCGACGCGACGTGCCGATCGGGATCATCACGTCTCTGGTGCTTTGCACGGTCCTGTATATCGCCGTTACGGCAGTGCTGACCGGAATGGTCCCTTACAACAAGCTGGACATCAACGCGCCGGTTGCCGACGCTTTCAAACAGCAGGGCCTGACGTGGGCGCGATTGCTGATCTCGCTAGGCGCGGTTGCCGGAATCACCTCGGTGGTGCTGGTAACGATGCTGAGTCAAGCCCGGATACTGCTGGCGATGGCGCGTGACGGATTACTGCCGGCAAAGTTCTTCGCCGCGGTTCACGAACGCTTTCACACGCCTTGGAAATCGACGATCGCCACCGGCATCTTCGTCGGAACCGCGGCCGCGCTCTTTCCGATCGATGTATTGCTGACCCTGGTCAACATTGGCACGTTGCTGGCGTTTGTGATTGTGTGCTCGGCGGTGCTTATCATGCGCCGCACGCACCCGAACGCCGAGCGCCCATTTCGCGCTCCGCTTGTTCCGCTGGTACCGATACTCGGAATCGCGATCTGTCTGCTGCTGATGTTCTCGTTGCCCGCGGAGAACTGGTTGCGATTGTTCGTCTGGCTGTTGATCGGCTTCGCAATATATTTCGGCTACGGGAGAAGACACAGCGTTATGGCTCGCCGCCTCGCACACGAGATAAGCAAGCACGGCGTTTCGCCGGCGGGTTCGCCGGTCACCGAGACTGAGACGAGCGCCGACTAG
- a CDS encoding PaaI family thioesterase, whose amino-acid sequence MSAEELEQFLYSHFPDPEHRAFTVERVDEMFAQIRMRYDRRHLRPGGTISGPSLMMLSDTAMYMALLGMIGPVALAVTTNLNINFLRKPAQTDVIAGCKLLKLGKRLAVGEVTMFSEGDPEPVAHATVTYSIPPEPNPT is encoded by the coding sequence ATGTCAGCAGAAGAACTCGAGCAATTCCTCTACTCGCATTTTCCGGACCCTGAGCATCGGGCCTTCACGGTCGAGCGGGTCGATGAGATGTTCGCGCAGATTCGAATGCGCTACGATCGCCGGCACCTGCGGCCGGGCGGAACGATCTCAGGGCCCTCGCTGATGATGCTATCGGACACAGCGATGTACATGGCGTTGCTTGGAATGATCGGCCCGGTAGCGCTGGCAGTCACTACGAACCTGAACATCAACTTCCTGCGCAAACCGGCGCAAACCGATGTCATCGCCGGTTGCAAGCTGCTGAAACTCGGCAAGCGGTTGGCCGTCGGCGAAGTGACTATGTTCTCAGAAGGGGACCCCGAGCCGGTGGCTCATGCGACGGTAACGTACTCAATCCCCCCAGAACCAAATCCGACGTAA
- a CDS encoding Uma2 family endonuclease, translating into MSVAQSEARHTVEEYLASELVSEERHEYLDGQIYLMAGESPEHADICSNLVFKLVGQLRDTPCRVRSKDTKVRSGASSMSRKSAKGLFSYPDLVVICGEPQYYDEHRHVVINPSVIIEVLSDSTEAFDRGAKFLRYRNWNPSLTDYILVCQSEVIVEHYVRQPDDSWSIYVYQGLEDSVFIKSINCTLRLAEVYDRVVFPAELEDETGEEQ; encoded by the coding sequence ATGTCAGTCGCGCAATCAGAGGCACGTCATACGGTCGAAGAATACTTAGCGTCGGAGCTAGTGTCCGAAGAGCGCCACGAGTATCTTGACGGGCAGATTTATTTGATGGCCGGCGAGAGCCCCGAGCACGCCGACATTTGCTCTAACCTGGTCTTTAAGCTCGTCGGTCAGTTGAGAGACACGCCTTGCCGGGTGAGGTCGAAAGACACGAAGGTTCGAAGCGGTGCTTCATCCATGTCTCGCAAGTCGGCCAAGGGGTTGTTCTCTTACCCTGACTTAGTTGTGATTTGTGGAGAGCCGCAGTATTACGACGAGCATCGCCACGTCGTGATCAACCCCAGCGTGATCATCGAAGTGCTATCAGACTCGACCGAAGCCTTTGATCGCGGCGCAAAGTTTCTACGCTACCGGAACTGGAATCCCTCCCTGACGGACTACATCCTCGTTTGCCAGTCCGAGGTCATCGTCGAGCACTACGTGCGCCAGCCCGATGACAGCTGGTCAATCTACGTGTACCAGGGTCTCGAGGACAGCGTCTTCATCAAATCAATCAACTGCACGTTGCGACTCGCCGAAGTCTACGATCGAGTGGTATTCCCCGCGGAGTTGGAGGACGAGACCGGCGAAGAACAGTAG
- a CDS encoding HD domain-containing protein: MPQRNYRDPLHNIISLDESASEDRLMVDLIDSAEFQRLRRIKQLGLAMFTYQGAEHSRFTHSIGVMQVMTRALKLLGSHHPISDEARVAGRAGALLHDLGHGPLSHVVEKVFHFHHEDWTRRIVLDEATEVNQILSSFDRELPAKLALLYKHSYSPAFVSQLVSSQLDCDRMDYLLRDSLMTGAKYGMYDLEWVLHALRIDESRDQIYVESKGLYAVEEYLQARYYMFRQVYFHRTLRSAEAVLISALNRARTLIERGTLGFRMPGSVFEKMLTGQQVGTREYLQLDDTDVMFRLKEWSRDDDEILADLATRLIHRRLFKAIDLAATVPESFWISAGEIVRRAGFDPQYYLITDRATDVPYYGDYSTVGVDPKSLIYVETGPQSSIREISEVSEVVRGMRGYRIDRVCVPVEVADEISLLISAHASEARGGG, encoded by the coding sequence TTGCCTCAACGAAACTATCGCGATCCGCTTCACAACATCATTTCGTTGGACGAGTCTGCTTCCGAAGACCGGCTAATGGTCGACTTGATAGACTCGGCGGAGTTCCAGCGGCTGCGCCGGATCAAGCAGCTAGGTCTCGCGATGTTCACTTATCAAGGCGCGGAGCACAGCCGCTTCACTCATTCGATCGGCGTGATGCAGGTCATGACTCGCGCGCTGAAGCTGCTGGGCTCGCATCACCCGATTAGCGACGAGGCGCGCGTCGCCGGCCGGGCCGGGGCGTTGCTTCACGACCTCGGGCACGGTCCCCTCTCGCACGTGGTAGAGAAGGTATTTCACTTTCATCACGAAGACTGGACGCGGCGTATAGTTCTGGATGAGGCAACCGAAGTTAACCAAATCCTCAGCAGCTTTGATCGGGAGCTTCCGGCAAAACTAGCTTTGCTGTATAAGCACAGCTATTCGCCGGCGTTTGTCTCGCAGCTAGTCTCTTCGCAGCTTGATTGCGATCGGATGGATTACCTTCTGCGCGACAGCTTGATGACCGGTGCGAAGTACGGAATGTATGACCTGGAATGGGTGCTGCACGCGCTCAGAATAGATGAATCGCGCGATCAAATCTACGTAGAGTCGAAAGGTCTGTATGCAGTAGAGGAGTATCTGCAGGCGCGTTACTACATGTTCCGACAGGTCTACTTTCATCGGACGCTGCGATCGGCGGAGGCCGTGTTGATTTCGGCGCTGAACCGGGCGCGCACGCTGATCGAGCGCGGCACTCTGGGGTTTCGTATGCCCGGTTCTGTGTTTGAGAAGATGCTAACAGGGCAACAGGTCGGCACTCGCGAATACCTGCAGCTTGACGACACCGATGTGATGTTTCGGCTCAAAGAGTGGTCGCGCGATGACGATGAGATACTCGCGGACCTGGCGACTCGCCTGATACATCGCAGGTTGTTCAAAGCGATCGACCTGGCGGCCACCGTACCAGAGAGCTTTTGGATAAGCGCGGGTGAGATTGTTCGGCGAGCAGGCTTTGATCCGCAGTACTATCTGATAACCGATCGGGCGACCGACGTTCCATACTACGGTGACTATTCCACCGTGGGCGTTGACCCAAAAAGCCTGATCTACGTTGAAACCGGACCGCAGTCCTCCATACGGGAAATAAGCGAAGTCTCAGAAGTGGTTCGAGGCATGCGCGGCTATCGCATTGATCGCGTCTGCGTCCCGGTCGAGGTAGCCGACGAGATCTCGCTTCTCATAAGTGCACACGCAAGCGAGGCGCGAGGCGGCGGGTAG
- a CDS encoding LytTR family DNA-binding domain-containing protein: protein MTAGRRIRVLIVDDEPLARRKIRRMLAHDPEVEILADSANGREAIAAIGAQNPDLVFLDVQMPEIDGFDVLESIAEPQIPLVIFVTAYDQYALRAFEVSAVDYLVKPFDRTRFEKALQRAKSRLASERGDNLNRQTLALLAELKAKPSHIERLVIKAGGRAFFLKTEEIDWIEAEGKYVRLHAGKESYLLREAIGSMEGQLDPKKFPRIHRSTIVNIERVRELQPWFHNEYRVILKDGTELMLSRSCRKKLGELLGSAL from the coding sequence ATGACGGCAGGCAGAAGAATCCGCGTACTGATAGTCGACGACGAGCCCCTGGCACGCCGCAAGATCAGGCGGATGCTTGCCCACGATCCGGAGGTTGAGATCCTCGCCGACAGTGCCAACGGACGCGAAGCCATTGCCGCGATCGGCGCTCAGAACCCCGATCTGGTTTTTCTCGATGTGCAGATGCCGGAGATTGACGGCTTCGATGTTCTGGAATCGATAGCGGAGCCGCAAATCCCGCTTGTGATTTTTGTGACCGCTTACGATCAATATGCGCTACGGGCATTTGAGGTCTCAGCCGTTGATTACCTGGTGAAGCCGTTCGACCGCACGCGATTTGAAAAAGCGTTGCAACGCGCGAAGTCCCGCCTTGCTTCCGAGCGCGGAGACAATCTGAATCGGCAGACGCTTGCCCTGCTGGCCGAACTAAAAGCAAAGCCCAGTCACATCGAGCGGCTGGTGATCAAAGCGGGAGGCCGGGCGTTCTTCCTGAAGACCGAAGAGATCGATTGGATCGAGGCCGAAGGCAAGTACGTTCGGCTCCACGCCGGCAAGGAGTCTTACCTGCTGCGAGAAGCGATCGGTAGTATGGAAGGCCAGCTCGATCCGAAGAAGTTCCCGCGCATCCATCGCTCGACGATCGTGAACATCGAGCGCGTTCGCGAGCTGCAGCCGTGGTTTCATAACGAGTATCGCGTCATCCTGAAGGACGGAACCGAATTGATGTTGAGCCGCAGTTGCCGCAAGAAACTAGGCGAGCTTCTCGGTAGCGCGCTTTGA
- a CDS encoding MBL fold metallo-hydrolase yields the protein MIRYIAGHRSRYTALVLSIIVCLPVAIARAQGDLSKVEIKSSPVAGSVYMLQGSGGNIGVSVGTDGILIVDDQFAPLADKIRAALKALGEGKLRYVLNTHWHGDHTGSNAQFGVEASIIAHDNVRKRLSGELKPAGGTAVPAPKEALPVITFDQSLSVHFNGEEIRVIHFPRGHTDGDSIIFFTRSNVVHMGDDFFNGMFPFIDLNSGGDVAGYEQNVATAISKIPAGAKIIPGHGPLATIDDLKTFHAMLIETIGIVRDRMKAGKTLEQIQTEGLPEKWKSWGGGFINTKTWINIVYQSFSKPR from the coding sequence ATGATTCGTTACATCGCTGGTCACAGGAGTCGTTACACCGCGCTGGTTCTGTCCATCATCGTGTGCTTGCCCGTCGCAATCGCGCGAGCGCAAGGCGATCTGTCGAAAGTTGAGATCAAGTCGAGCCCGGTCGCCGGCAGCGTCTACATGCTGCAAGGCTCGGGCGGCAACATCGGCGTGTCCGTCGGAACCGATGGAATCCTGATAGTCGATGATCAGTTCGCGCCGCTTGCGGACAAGATTCGCGCGGCGCTCAAGGCGCTGGGCGAGGGCAAGCTGCGGTACGTGCTCAATACGCATTGGCACGGCGACCACACGGGATCCAATGCGCAGTTCGGCGTGGAAGCTTCGATCATCGCTCACGACAATGTTCGCAAGCGGCTCTCGGGTGAGCTGAAGCCGGCGGGCGGTACCGCGGTTCCTGCGCCCAAGGAAGCGCTCCCGGTCATAACCTTCGATCAGTCGCTTTCGGTGCATTTCAACGGCGAGGAGATTCGAGTCATCCACTTCCCGCGCGGGCACACCGACGGCGACAGCATAATCTTCTTCACTCGCTCGAACGTGGTTCACATGGGCGATGACTTCTTCAACGGGATGTTTCCGTTCATCGACCTCAACAGCGGCGGAGACGTTGCAGGGTACGAACAGAACGTGGCAACCGCGATCTCGAAGATACCCGCGGGCGCGAAGATCATCCCGGGTCACGGTCCGCTCGCGACGATCGACGACCTCAAGACGTTTCACGCGATGCTAATCGAAACGATCGGCATTGTGCGTGATCGGATGAAGGCGGGAAAGACGCTCGAGCAGATTCAGACAGAAGGGCTACCCGAAAAGTGGAAAAGCTGGGGCGGTGGATTCATCAACACCAAAACCTGGATCAACATCGTTTATCAGAGTTTTTCCAAACCCCGCTAG
- a CDS encoding acyl-CoA desaturase, whose translation MTTTQEIQPRNADQHAESAGYDRSLKFAGNSEFQVEVRRRIDEFFRSTGRRQRDCPQMYVKTAILLACFIASYALLVFVAQTWWQALPLAIVLGLVTAAIGFNVQHDGSHHAYSNYDWVNKMMAMTLDVVGGSSHHWHWKHVVFHHTYVNITGHDTDIELGGLGRLTPHRRRFWFYRWQQYYLWPLYGFMAINWHLVGDFRDVIPGRIGEHRLPRPKGWDLVVFLAGKAIFLALAFGIPLLFHPVLVVALFYAAAAVVLGLVLSVVFQLAHCVEQAEFPLPRQDTGRIENSWAIHQVETTVDFARRSRVAAWLLGGLNFQIEHHLFPRICHVNYPAISKLVEQTCRELGVKYSEHESFWSGVASHFRWLRRMGMPDTSL comes from the coding sequence ATGACAACCACACAAGAGATTCAGCCGCGCAACGCCGACCAGCATGCAGAATCGGCCGGATATGACAGAAGCTTGAAATTCGCTGGCAATAGCGAATTTCAAGTGGAGGTTCGGCGGCGGATCGATGAGTTTTTCCGAAGCACCGGGCGGCGGCAACGTGACTGCCCGCAAATGTACGTGAAGACCGCGATCCTTCTCGCCTGCTTCATAGCATCCTACGCATTGTTGGTGTTTGTTGCCCAAACCTGGTGGCAGGCACTACCGCTGGCGATAGTGCTCGGATTAGTGACAGCGGCGATCGGTTTCAATGTTCAGCACGACGGCAGCCATCACGCCTACTCGAACTACGATTGGGTCAACAAGATGATGGCGATGACGCTGGATGTAGTCGGTGGGAGTTCCCATCACTGGCACTGGAAGCACGTCGTCTTCCATCACACCTATGTCAACATCACGGGGCATGACACCGACATCGAACTCGGCGGCCTGGGACGGCTGACGCCGCATCGCAGACGGTTCTGGTTTTACCGGTGGCAACAGTATTATCTCTGGCCGCTTTACGGGTTCATGGCCATCAACTGGCATCTTGTAGGTGATTTCCGCGACGTGATCCCCGGCCGAATTGGAGAGCACCGATTGCCGCGCCCAAAGGGTTGGGACCTCGTTGTCTTCCTAGCCGGCAAAGCGATTTTTCTCGCATTAGCATTCGGGATTCCCCTGCTGTTTCACCCCGTCCTGGTCGTTGCGTTGTTCTACGCCGCAGCGGCGGTTGTGCTCGGCCTTGTGCTGAGCGTTGTATTTCAATTGGCGCATTGCGTGGAGCAGGCGGAGTTTCCGCTGCCGCGACAGGACACTGGGCGAATCGAAAACTCGTGGGCCATACATCAGGTTGAAACTACCGTGGACTTTGCTCGGCGCAGCCGGGTAGCAGCCTGGCTCCTGGGCGGCTTGAACTTTCAGATCGAACACCATCTGTTTCCTCGAATCTGCCACGTCAATTACCCGGCTATCTCGAAGCTTGTAGAGCAGACCTGCCGCGAGCTCGGGGTGAAATACAGTGAACACGAGTCCTTCTGGTCAGGTGTGGCGTCGCATTTCCGTTGGTTGCGGCGGATGGGAATGCCAGACACGAGCCTGTGA
- a CDS encoding PEGA domain-containing protein, with protein MLGKSSPIQGRVPDHDAADIGATDTPSGSSAGDSTEAAARAVNANHPTSDIETASAGMNAPDASTGNRWWVLALVSALMLTALTASGIYLVTKKPSTVDQVVILTVPSGAEIRLDSKDYGHSPVKLERLAIGTYTLTIAKEGFEPVVETITVAESASLEFKLKPVPPSEAVGLPAEEAIRQYQQQAEEALARGNYGVPYDGSARKYADLILNLDPNNSFALEMRERVRKTAHQSAESALSRGDHAQAQEIYAFLVDYYESDEEARAAAARLETQLLARRGEVREMVRKADEALQAGRLTDPPRASAYYYSKQALAIDRQNDKARQILNQVKEKLAAAGEQAYARGDVEAGIKQLDQVAQLFREDKQIRARVRELQSTRAPEAAKPADANARRVRGLDHYLKENFNDAILDLEYAVFNGRGTPDVVFALARSYMRIGQLDQAESYFLKVPHSPADPYHSSLAALGDIAYQRGDSATAVERWKEARQLGGSTQYSVATLEDKIERIEKKQREKAAEPTPLTIPAKHLHGFLGGSCSGTITINSTGVRYDGEHPYSYSIAGVEVRTTKDEMTIQFQKGSQRFKVARTDAERFRETLSRYKQAYSPSKN; from the coding sequence ATGTTAGGCAAGAGCAGTCCTATTCAAGGCAGAGTACCCGACCACGACGCCGCAGACATCGGGGCGACAGATACACCCTCGGGTTCCAGCGCAGGTGATTCAACAGAGGCGGCCGCGCGCGCGGTCAACGCAAATCACCCTACCTCTGACATTGAGACCGCGTCCGCGGGTATGAACGCGCCAGACGCCTCGACGGGAAATCGATGGTGGGTACTGGCGTTGGTTTCTGCGCTTATGCTCACAGCGCTGACTGCGTCTGGTATATATCTCGTCACCAAGAAACCTTCGACCGTTGATCAGGTCGTCATACTTACGGTGCCGTCCGGCGCCGAGATCAGACTCGACTCAAAAGACTACGGACATTCTCCGGTCAAGCTCGAACGGTTGGCGATTGGGACATACACATTGACGATCGCCAAAGAAGGGTTTGAACCGGTCGTGGAGACGATAACCGTTGCCGAATCCGCGTCGCTCGAATTCAAACTCAAGCCGGTGCCGCCATCGGAAGCAGTTGGGCTCCCTGCTGAAGAAGCTATCAGACAGTATCAGCAGCAAGCAGAAGAGGCCCTGGCGCGAGGCAACTACGGGGTGCCTTATGATGGCAGCGCGCGCAAGTACGCCGATCTCATTCTTAATCTCGATCCGAACAATAGTTTTGCTCTGGAAATGCGCGAACGTGTTCGCAAGACGGCGCACCAGTCGGCGGAATCCGCGCTCTCGCGTGGTGACCATGCTCAGGCCCAGGAGATATACGCCTTCCTGGTCGATTACTACGAGAGCGACGAAGAGGCGCGCGCGGCTGCTGCGAGGCTTGAAACCCAACTGTTGGCGCGGCGCGGCGAAGTTCGCGAGATGGTGCGCAAGGCCGATGAAGCGCTCCAAGCCGGCCGCCTGACCGATCCCCCTCGCGCAAGCGCTTACTATTACTCAAAGCAGGCGCTGGCCATCGATCGCCAGAACGACAAGGCGCGCCAGATTCTTAATCAGGTGAAAGAGAAGCTGGCGGCGGCGGGTGAGCAAGCTTATGCGCGTGGTGATGTCGAGGCCGGAATCAAACAACTCGATCAGGTCGCTCAACTGTTTCGCGAGGATAAACAGATTCGCGCGCGCGTCCGCGAGCTGCAGAGCACTCGAGCACCTGAAGCTGCGAAGCCTGCCGATGCCAATGCCCGCCGTGTCCGGGGACTTGACCATTACCTCAAAGAAAACTTCAACGACGCAATTCTTGACCTCGAGTATGCTGTCTTTAACGGACGAGGGACGCCCGATGTCGTGTTCGCACTAGCGCGTTCCTACATGAGAATCGGCCAACTAGATCAGGCCGAGTCTTATTTTCTCAAAGTTCCGCATAGCCCGGCCGACCCCTATCATTCCTCCCTAGCGGCACTCGGCGATATTGCGTACCAGCGGGGCGACTCTGCAACAGCGGTCGAGCGATGGAAGGAAGCCCGCCAGTTGGGAGGCAGCACGCAATACTCAGTAGCGACGCTCGAGGACAAAATAGAGCGAATCGAAAAGAAGCAGCGCGAAAAGGCCGCTGAACCCACGCCTCTTACGATACCGGCAAAGCATCTGCACGGGTTTCTCGGCGGCTCGTGCAGCGGAACGATAACGATCAACTCCACTGGCGTCCGTTATGATGGAGAGCATCCCTATTCATACAGCATTGCAGGCGTCGAGGTGCGCACAACCAAAGATGAGATGACGATTCAGTTTCAGAAGGGCTCCCAAAGGTTTAAGGTCGCGCGAACCGATGCTGAGCGCTTCCGCGAAACGCTTTCTCGTTATAAGCAGGCATACTCGCCATCCAAGAACTGA
- a CDS encoding RICIN domain-containing protein, producing the protein MKNIVVRNMVVPAFALLAVILAGGSLSTVLAQGTGDRAIDQAQRAVRQRIINQEGGRNLTVLFNTDAETDFKSRTEVRVRGTGSFSRNNDSRYSNSRDNDQRYDDSRNNGGRSRDFSYEAIVNNRSRYGSVSGVRYDLRSGWFGDGRDNTNRDNTNRDNTNRDNTNRDNNRRDNIDRDSNRAGFGTGNRPNGRVSYSGAIMNRHSDKALDVTERSNQDGANIQQWSYAEQPNQNWDVIDLGNGESAIISRQSGRALTVQGGRDNNGANIIQQSWRGSPQQRWRLEQIGGDYYRIVSVDNGKCLDVTEQGRQDGANIQLWDYANQANQQWRLRR; encoded by the coding sequence ATGAAAAACATTGTAGTTCGAAATATGGTTGTGCCGGCCTTCGCGTTGCTCGCGGTTATCCTGGCCGGCGGCAGTCTGAGCACGGTCCTGGCACAAGGCACGGGGGATCGGGCGATTGATCAGGCTCAACGGGCCGTCAGGCAACGCATTATCAATCAAGAGGGCGGGCGCAATCTGACTGTGCTTTTTAACACCGATGCCGAAACCGATTTCAAATCGCGAACGGAAGTTCGCGTCCGCGGAACGGGCAGCTTCTCACGGAACAACGATTCACGTTACAGCAATTCACGCGACAACGATCAACGGTATGACGACTCGCGAAACAACGGGGGGAGGTCGAGAGACTTCTCCTACGAAGCAATAGTCAACAACCGCAGCCGCTACGGCAGTGTGTCTGGCGTCAGGTACGACTTGAGAAGCGGCTGGTTCGGCGATGGCCGTGACAACACCAACCGCGACAACACCAACCGCGACAACACCAACCGCGACAACACCAACCGCGACAACAACCGCCGCGACAACATCGACCGCGACAGCAACCGCGCCGGCTTCGGTACTGGCAACCGGCCTAACGGGCGCGTGAGCTACTCTGGTGCAATAATGAACCGCCACAGCGATAAAGCCCTGGACGTGACTGAGCGGAGCAATCAAGATGGGGCCAACATCCAGCAATGGAGCTATGCCGAACAGCCCAATCAAAACTGGGATGTCATAGACCTTGGCAACGGCGAAAGCGCCATCATCAGTCGGCAAAGCGGAAGAGCGCTCACTGTCCAGGGCGGCAGGGACAACAACGGCGCCAACATCATCCAGCAGAGTTGGAGGGGTAGCCCGCAACAGCGCTGGCGCTTGGAGCAGATTGGCGGCGATTACTACCGGATCGTGAGCGTGGACAACGGCAAGTGTCTCGACGTGACCGAGCAGGGGAGGCAGGACGGGGCCAACATCCAGCTATGGGATTACGCCAACCAGGCTAATCAACAATGGAGACTTCGCCGATAG